In Hoplias malabaricus isolate fHopMal1 chromosome 6, fHopMal1.hap1, whole genome shotgun sequence, a single window of DNA contains:
- the hivep1 gene encoding zinc finger protein 40 isoform X3 yields the protein MPRTKQNNPKNLKDKIEEAQKELKDPGGAQKAGNENVARVSDGIKGLKRKKIVAENLLKKIPKSPVKKQSQTKKSAASASCTSSEEATPSCVFSGCQGNSSPKSIHDSEDDQKEKVRERTEKVESKDLNIIEPRALGNKSGAKQTYVGASLQTNSWSEKTSNKSTLPSHTAAPLEVLLKAMEPDFNTLTEKKNCSMNSIPIPAAHSEVSLAMPALNFGPHSQPPLMQQYDAPKQFYSSTSTAVLAPVHQSTQQQLSVTSCCQPDKQGLQKSYSAGPPLTITHAPVPSGSSGLPQSQPPVVQTCQSLSASVPNSIQVPVTPGFNPVQMATVVNFSINQVCDASAKDQKPKKQGKYVCEYCHRACAKPSVLLKHIRSHTGERPYPCVTCGFSFKTKSNLYKHKKSHAHAIKLGLVSKDSGSGSLLQESDRGIGPHSDVDESGESDEEVSTVDFDPDSSQSSLTALSESSLQSSGTVPGSQGEAEQSVMFEHLKPLASQKGCEPKVTAALPKVVVYPVNVSPLRADSPRVTDSTPEQAAAQRQRDFQTASLRSSVTVLSSLKEVDCVSPLQDSISEDEDQQCKSPSASGHAQLQRQQATDYSQQPQAKCLLSPRSLGSTDSGYFSRSESADQAMSPPSPFVKITPPTETDIMKNPQAQPSTVVATVMHVAPVEKSPVLQGQMRPPLEAKALSLEERISKLISDNEAVVDAKQLDSVKPRRTSLSRRGSIDSPKSYIFKDSFQFDLKPVVRRSSSNSDIPKSPFTPTDKSKPIFLLSVPPQYPAMDCLPITRSNSMPTTPGQSAVLPNATPQPHPLRICHSFDDKISSLNDDVFSSAPSTPNPVHRTLVRQIAVEDSSTNEGHVLLSVQSMDESRHGPSITHEIRSKSFDHAPERTRKSQQNKGATYECETCRNRYRKLENFENHKKFYCSELHGPKNKPLPIRDTEPDVFVRVSQQPPLSRTAIIQSIAEQPVMIRKRRKMKSVGDDDDQSPTETTPPCSRSFDSCQMIMGFSGNIYAQPPHASSNTPLVGQIQLIARGSEESRLSPIRETQMSTPNNERAELQRQGSGTSVIRHTNSLSRPNSFETCESIDRSSPIDSVEKDAKSSAKSHVDGTISSSLQSYHEKMSTPKCANQGMGQHEKQTSAGTSDNNAPTQSRLVRQSNIQVPEILVTEEPDREHEIQVTESTEKSQETFSWPQRSESLSKLPTEKLPPKKKRIRLAQIEHSSGESSFDSSLSRSLSRDSSLSRCSSVSASFDRDDPPRSDSPSKVEGVRKPPDGQGLPVANNTLGVPGMMRRAASEQISCTQPSVEISCDYRSKSFDCSNMSPGRSLSPVMTILPKSTQSAPASQVPLIERRRGPLVRQMSLKIGPETQLAGKQTISLQRGPSTNIMSVSQNKPLHVSKSTFQSFILPTAEVPLQKNEQMVQSINLGSGSQTQQPQVYGLPHPWHQTSRVVKCQMLQPVVHVVPDQADVQKSLDAQNKKNFVPKYQLQYPVLTGPAYSFTGVQGAQITLPVITIPVANEINVSKSNDGIQNVYVAQPSHQAITKASVVLPVDPQMNTAAQISAGTTAVPQILITHEHTIPPSTVTSNINFSPRSALDNDPKIRLESKNIRPLGSVGIQMKNCVAITQKHVGETQSTSSLGSLQCTQKLASVSLCPQQEPTSSSKRMLSPANSLDIAMEKTQKRAKDEHGAACLTDGRSINYLNTKMSDLTRQRKLMLVRQVCTTEPVDSPIETDAPVQLPETTEAEKDNQTSGPYTTMPETTEQEMESRTPTTTVQAVPGSDMVTTPGVHSHSGLPSAVQSHLGNSTLKSQEKPEEQRWSPSKSPVRPPSFQGQVKLASSVSVVNTRDSHRLSFPSLKTATSFTWCFLMKRKPLHIQQTDQRISAYSTWAVKPNNPNPLGLPTKVVMSLFDSKQTSKKILYTQAITTSLKSDILTYSGKLKDILSKVLTQQKPLSSEKAKPEVQSSQEADTAKAEPRRVKIFDGGYKSNEEYVYVRGRGRGKYICEECGIRCKKPSMLRKHIRTHSDVRPYHCVQCNFSFKTKGNLTKHMKSKAHSKKCMEMGVAVGVIEDQDTEDSAGDRGRASSADRQDSDGDDSDGPDDEDNDGEEEDEEDSQAESGVSATPSVSASPQHLPSSQPDPAPSSLLAQMSISPNPRPALLPQVPASESHALDSESVAMTSPVSLVRQMSISASCSSPGPSISFASHPAPASESHASDTESVHMMSPVSPCRQMSIDYPDIDVPPSPPVPGKGSKLGQVRPLSFPPCLPLSLRVYPYPYKYPPPYPYKCIESCMPGTSAKLL from the exons CCGGAAATGAAAATGTTGCCAGAGTTTCTGATGGCATTAAAGgattaaaaaggaaaaagattGTGGCTGAAAACTTGTTGAAAAAGATACCCAAGTCTCCAGTAAAAAAGCAGTCACAGACCAAGAAATCTGCTGCTTCAGCAAGCTGTACGTCATCAGAGGAAGCCACACCTTCATGTGTGTTCTCGGGGTGTCAGGGCAACAGTTCTCCAAAATCAATCCATGACTCTGAAGATGATCAgaaggagaaagtgagagaaaggaCAGAAAAAGTGGAGAGCAAAGATTTGAACATCATAGAGCCACGGGCTCTTGGCAACAAAAGTGGGGCAAAACAGACTTATGTTGGAGCATCACTGCAGACCAACAGCTGGAGTGAGAAAACCAGCAACAAAAGTACACTTCCTTCTCACACTGCTGCTCCTCTTGAGGTCTTGCTCAAGGCTATGGAGCCCGACTTCAACACTCTGACAGAGAAGAAAAACTGCAGTATGAACTCTATCCCAATTCCTGCTGCCCATTCAGAAGTTTCATTGGCTATGCCAGCACTTAATTTTGGTCCCCATTCACAGCCTCCACTAATGCAACAGTATGATGCACCCAAACAATTCTACAGCAGCACATCTACAGCAGTTTTAGCTCCAGTGCACCAGTCTACACAACAACAGCTGTCCGTAACCTCTTGCTGCCAGCCTGACAAGCAAGGTCTCCAGAAAAGCTACAGTGCAGGTCCACCTCTTACCATTACACATGCTCCAGTTCCCTCAGGGTCCAGTGGTTTGCCCCAAAGTCAGCCACCTGTAGTGCAGACATGCCAGTCTCTCTCTGCCAGTGTTCCCAACTCCATCCAAGTTCCTGTGACACCAGGATTTAACCCTGTTCAGATGGCAACTGTTGTCAACTTTAGCATAAATCAAGTTTGTGATGCATCAGCAAAGGACCAGAAACCAAAGAAGCAAGGAAAGTATGTTTGTGAGTACTGTCACAGAGCATGTGCAAAGCCAAGTGTTTTGCTGAAGCACATAAGGTCTCACACTGGAGAAAGACCCTACCCTTGTGTAACATGTGGTTTCTCATTTAAGACAAAGAGCAACCTCTACAAGCATAAAAAATCTCACGCGCATGCCATCAAACTAGGGCTTGTTTCAAAAGACTCTGGAAGTGGGTCTCTCTTGCAAGAGTCTGACAGAGGCATTGGTCCACATTCAGATGTAGACGAAAGTGGTGAAAGTGATGAGGAGGTTAGCACAGTTGATTTTGACCCTGATTCTTCACAGAGCAGTCTGACTGCTTTATCTGAAAGCAGTCTGCAGAGTTCAGGCACTGTGCCAGGCAGCCAAGGGGAAGCAGAACAATCTGTAATGTTTGAACATCTGAAACCTTTGGCTTCTCAGAAAGGCTGTGAGCCCAAGGTAACTGCTGCTCTTCCTAAAGTAGTTGTCTACCCAGTCAATGTTTCACCTTTGAGGGCAGATAGTCCAAGAGTAACAGATTCCACACCAGAGCAAGCAGCTGCCCAAAGACAAAGAGACTTCCAGACAGCAAGTCTGAGATCCAGCGTAACTGTCCTGTCTTCACTCAAAGAAGTGGATTGTGTGAGTCCCTTACAAGACTCCATAAGTGAGGATGAAGATCAACAATGTAAATCTCCATCAGCTAGTGGACACGCACAGCTTCAAAGACAACAAGCAACTGACTACTCTCAGCAACCTCAAGCCAAATGCCTGCTTAGTCCCCGAAGTCTGGGAAGCACTGATTCTGGTTACTTTTCACGATCTGAAAGTGCAGATCAAGCTATGAGTCCACCTAGCCCTTTTGTCAAGATTACTCCACCAACAGAAACTGACATTATGAAAAATCCACAAGCTCAGCCCTCCACTGTAGTGGCCACAGTAATGCATGTAGCACCTGTTGAAAAGTCTCCTGTTTTGCAAGGACAGATGCGTCCTCCATTAGAGGCAAAAGCTCTTTCTCTTGAAGAGCGCATTTCAAAATTGATATCAGATAATGAAGCTGTTGTTGATGCCAAGCAACTTGATAGTGTTAAACCAAGACGAACTTCTCTTTCCAGAAGAGGTAGCATAGATTCCCCCAAATCTTACATATTCAAGGACTCTTTTCAGTTTGATCTAAAACCAGTAGTAAGAAGATCCAGTTCCAACTCTGATATACCAAAGTCTCCCTTCACACCTACAGATAAATCCAAACCAATATTTCTTCTTTCTGTACCTCCTCAATATCCGGCTATGGATTGTTTACCAATTACTAGAAGTAATTCCATGCCTACAACACCTGGTCAGTCAGCTGTCCTCCCCAATGCCACTCCTCAGCCACATCCTCTAAGGATCTGCCATTCGTTTGATGACAAGATTAGCTCCCTaaatgatgatgtgttttcttcAGCCCCTTCCACCCCTAATCCAGTACATCGAACCTTAGTTAGGCAGATAGCAGTTGAGGATTCTTCCACGAATGAAGGTCATGTCCTCCTTTCTGTACAGTCAATGGATGAGAGTCGTCATGGACCAAGTATTACACATGAGATTCGAAGTAAGTCATTTGATCATGCACCTGAAAGAACCAGAAAGTCACAACAAAATAAAGGGGCAACATATGAATGTGAGACCTGCCGAAACAGGTACAGAAAATTAGAAAATTTTGAAAATCACAAGAAGTTTTATTGCTCTGAACTGCATGGTCCAAAGAATAAACCATTGCCCATTAGAGATACCGAGCCAGATGTGTTTGTGCGTGTATCACAGCAACCACCTTTGAGCAGAACTGCGATTATTCAGAGCATTGCAGAGCAGCCAGTGATGATAAGAAAAAGACGGAAAATGAAAAGTGTTGGAGATGATGATGACCAATCTCCAACAGAAACTACCCCTCCATGTTCAAGAAGTTTTGACTCCTGCCAAATGATTATGGGTTTTTCAGGAAATATATATGCTCAGCCTCCACATGCCTCAAGCAACACTCCTCTTGTTGGTCAAATTCAACTTATTGCAAGAGGCAGTGAAGAGTCAAGACTGTCTCCAATACGAGAGACCCAAATGAGCACACCCAATAATGAAAGGGCAGAACTGCAGAGACAAGGAAGTGGGACTTCAGTCATTCGGCACACTAACTCTCTCAGCCGACCTAACTCTTTTGAAACATGCGAGTCTATTGACAGATCATCTCCAATTGATTCTGTAGAAAAAGATGCCAAGAGTTCAGCCAAAAGCCATGTTGATGGTACAATAAGTTCATCCTTGCAAAGTTACCATGAAAAGATGTCAACTCCTAAATGTGCCAATCAAGGAATGGGCCAACATGAGAAGCAAACTTCAGCAGGTACTAGTGACAACAATGCACCTACTCAATCAAGATTGGTGCGGCAAAGCAATATTCAAGTCCCTGAAATCCTTGTAACCGAGGAACCAGATCGAGAGCATGAAATTCAAGTGACTGAATCAACAGAGAAATCCCAAGAAACATTTAGTTGGCCTCAGAGAAGTGAGAGTTTGTCCAAATTGCCAACGGAAAAACTCCCACCAAAGAAAAAGCGGATAAGACTGGCTCAAATTGAACATTCCTCAGGGGAGTCCAGCTTTGACTCAAGTCTGTCTCGTAGTCTCAGTCGAGACAGTAGCTTGTCAAGGTGCTCCAGTGTTTCAGCCTCATTTGACAGAGATGATCCTCCAAGATCAGACAGCCCATCTAAAGTGGAGGGTGTTAGGAAACCACCAGACGGTCAAGGGCTCCCTGTAGCAAATAACACTCTAGGAGTTCCAGGAATGATGAGACGGGCAGCCTCAGAGCAAATCAGTTGTACTCAACCATCTGTAGAAATTTCTTGTGACTACCGTAGCAAATCCTTTGATTGCAGCAACATGTCGCCTGGCAGATCTTTGTCACCAGTGATGACTATATTGCCAAAATCTACACAGAGTGCTCCAGCTTCCCAGGTGCCCCTTATTGAAAGAAGACGAGGGCCTCTTGTACGTCAGATGTCTCTGAAGATCGGACCAGAAACGCAACTAGCAGGGAAACAAACAATCTCCCTTCAGAGAGGACCTTCTACTAACATTATGTCAGTATCCCAAAATAAACCACTACATGTAAGCAAGTCTACATTTCAGTCTTTTATCCTTCCAACTGCAGAGGTACCTCTGCAGAAGAATGAGCAAATGGTTCAGAGTATCAATTTGGGAAGCGGAAGCCAAACCCAACAACCCCAAGTTTATGGTCTTCCTCACCCATGGCACCAGACATCAAGGGTTGTCAAATGTCAAATGTTACAACCTGTTGTACATGTTGTGCCTGATCAAGCTGATGTTCAGAAGTCTTTGGATGCGCAAAACAAGAAGAATTTTGTACCCAAGTACCAACTGCAGTATCCAGTATTAACAGGTCCAGCATATTCTTTCACTGGTGTTCAGGGTGCTCAGATTACTCTGCCAGTTATAACCATACCAGTTGCGAATGAAATCAATGTATCAAAATCAAATGATGGAATACAGAATGTTTATGTGGCCCAACCAAGTCACCAGGCTATAACAAAGGCCTCAGTGGTTCTGCCTGTTGATCCTCAAATGAACACAGCTGCTCAGATTTCTGCAGGGACTACTGCTGTTCCACAGATTCTTATCACTCATGAACATACAATTCCACCTTCTACAGTGACTTCTAACATAAATTTTTCTCCCAGGTCTGCActggacaatgatccaaaaatCAGGCTAGAGAGCAAAAATATCAGGCCACTTGGATCAGTTGGCATCCAAATGAAAAACTGTGTGGCAATTACCCAAAAGCATGTTGGTGAAACCCAGAGTACTTCATCTCTTGGTTCATTGCAGTGTACCCAAAAACTGGCATCAGTGAGCCTTTGCCCACAACAAGAGCCCACTTCCTCAAGTAAACGTATGCTTTCACCTGCCAACAGCCTGGACATTGCCATGGAGAAAACACAGAAGCGGGCAAAGGATGAACATGGTGCTGCATGCCTGACAGACGGTCGATCCATCAACTACCTAAACACAAAAATGTCAGATTTGACCAGGCAACGTAAACTAATGCTGGTTCGACAAGTTTGCACCACTGAACCAGTGGACAGCCCAATAGAAACTGATGCCCCTGTGCAACTGCCAGAAACCACTGAAGCTGAAAAAGACAATCAGACATCAGGTCCATACACAACGATGCCTGAAACCACTGAACAAGAAATGGAGAGTAGAACACCCACTACCACAGTGCAGGCAGTGCCAGGGTCAGACATGGTTACCACTCCAGGTGTCCATAGTCATTCTGGACTTCCTTCAGCAGTGCAAAGCCATCTTGGAAACAGTACACTGAAATCACAGGAGAAGCCAGAGGAGCAGCGATGGTCTCCCTCTAAATCACCAGTGAGGCCTCCAAGCTTTCAGGGACAAGTGAAGTTGGCTTCTTCTGTATCTGTTGTCAACACACGAGACAGTCATCGTCTGTCATTCCCAAGCCTCAAAACAGCAACATCCTTTACATGGTGTTTCCTTATGAAAAGAAAGCCTCTGCACATTCAACAGACCGATCAGAGAATCTCAGCCTATTCTACCTGGGCAGTCAAACCAAATAACCCTAATCCACTTGGCCTTCCCACCAAGGTGGTTATGTCTCTTTTTGATTCTAAACAGACCTCCAAGAAAATACTCTATACACAAGCTATAACAACAAGCTTAAAATCTGACATATTGACGTACTCTGGCAAATTAAAGGACATCTTATCCAAG GTTTTGACCCAACAAAAGCCTTTGTCATCTGAGAAAGCAAAACCAGAGGTTCAGTCAAGTCAGGAGGCAGATACTGCTAAAGCTGAGCCTCGAAGAGTGAAGATCTTTGATGGAGG GTACAAATCAAATGAAGAATATGTGTATGTGAGAGGACGTGGAAGGGGGAAGTatatttgtgaggagtgtggcataCGCTGTAAAAAGCCAAGCATGCTGCGCAAACACATTCGCACTCATTCGGATGTGCGTCCTTATCACTGTGTGCAGTGCAATTTCTCCTTCAAAACTAAAG GAAACCTTACGAAGCACATGAAGTCCAAAGCCCATAGTAAGAAATGTATGGAAATGGGCGTTGCAGTTGGTGTTATTGAAGACCAGGATACGGAAGACTCAG CAGGTGATCGTGGAAGAGCAAGCAGTGCGGATCGGCAAGATTCAGATGGCGATGATTCTGATGGCCCTGATGACGAAGATAATGATGGGGAAGAAGAGGACGAGGAAGACAGCCAGGCAGAATCAGGCGTCTCTGCCACACCCTCTGTCTCTGCCAGCCCCCAGCACCTTCCCTCCAGCCAGCCCGATCCGGCCCCAAGCTCCCTGCTTGCACAGATGTCCATCAGTCCAAACCCACGCCCAGCTCTCCTCCCTCAAGTTCCAGCCTCAGAGTCCCATGCATTGGACTCAGAGTCAGTGGCCATGACCAGTCCTGTTTCACTGGTCAGGCAGATGTCAATCTCCGCTTCCTGCTCTAGTCCTGGCCCAAGCATCTCCTTTGCTTCCCACCCTGCCCCTGCCTCAGAATCCCATGCCTCTGACACAGAGTCTGTACACATGATGAGTCCGGTTTCACCCTGCAGGCAGATGTCAATCGACTATCCGGACATTGATGTGCCTCCTAGTCCCCCAGTGCCAGGCAAGGGTTCCAAGCTCGGCCAGGTGAGACCATTGTCCTTCCCACCTTGCCTTCCCCTTTCCTTACGTGTCTATCCATATCCATACAAATACCCACCTCCATACCCATACAAATGCATTGAGTCTTGCATGCCTGGCACCTCTGCAAAGCTACTTTGA